One Candidatus Dormiibacterota bacterium DNA window includes the following coding sequences:
- a CDS encoding S53 family peptidase, with product MTGRRLRRTGCAVLVAGVLVTLGSTGGSRPQTATTVAAISSSPACHPAAPDQARCFARVVTSSPRGRGGTASSHARGLGPADLRSAYNLPATGGQGRTVAVVDAYDDPNAEADLAVYRTTYGLPACTTANGCFRKVDATGTGRLPAADADWAKEISLDLDMVSAGCPLCKILLVESGGQDIPSLGAAENVAAATPGVVAITNSWGVVESDKETGWDHFFNHPGIAVVVASGDLGYQPVYPAASPFVTAVGGTTLTRSSNARGWDETAWSGSGSGCSTIEPKPSWQHDPGCAHRAIADVSAVADPASGVAMYDSYGASGWIKAGGTSIGSPLIAGIYALAGNAGSVVAGSYPYAHSTALNPVVQGSNDFFCDSYLCQAGPAPGYNGPTGLGTPNGTGAF from the coding sequence GTGACCGGGCGGAGGCTGCGCCGGACGGGCTGTGCGGTCCTGGTCGCGGGGGTTCTGGTCACCCTCGGCAGCACCGGCGGATCACGTCCGCAGACCGCCACGACCGTCGCCGCGATCAGCTCCTCACCGGCGTGTCACCCCGCCGCTCCCGACCAGGCGCGCTGCTTCGCGCGGGTGGTGACGTCATCGCCGCGCGGTCGCGGCGGTACCGCGTCGTCGCACGCGCGCGGCCTCGGACCGGCCGACCTCCGCTCCGCGTACAACCTCCCCGCCACCGGCGGTCAGGGACGCACCGTCGCGGTCGTCGACGCGTACGACGATCCCAATGCCGAGGCCGACCTCGCCGTCTACCGCACCACCTACGGGCTGCCCGCGTGCACCACCGCGAACGGCTGCTTCCGGAAGGTCGACGCCACCGGCACCGGGCGGCTGCCCGCGGCCGACGCCGACTGGGCGAAGGAGATCTCGCTCGACCTCGACATGGTGTCGGCGGGGTGCCCGCTCTGCAAGATCCTCCTCGTCGAGTCCGGCGGACAGGACATCCCCTCGCTGGGCGCGGCGGAGAACGTCGCCGCGGCGACGCCCGGCGTGGTCGCGATCACCAACAGCTGGGGCGTGGTCGAGAGTGACAAGGAGACCGGCTGGGACCACTTCTTCAACCATCCCGGCATCGCCGTGGTGGTCGCGTCCGGCGACCTCGGCTACCAGCCCGTGTATCCGGCGGCGTCGCCGTTCGTCACCGCAGTGGGCGGCACCACGCTGACCCGAAGCTCGAACGCGCGCGGCTGGGACGAGACCGCGTGGAGCGGCTCGGGCAGCGGCTGCAGCACCATCGAGCCGAAGCCGTCGTGGCAGCACGACCCCGGCTGTGCGCACCGCGCCATCGCCGACGTCTCCGCGGTCGCCGACCCCGCCAGCGGGGTGGCGATGTACGACAGCTACGGGGCGTCGGGATGGATCAAGGCGGGTGGCACCAGCATCGGCTCGCCGCTGATCGCCGGCATCTACGCGCTCGCCGGCAATGCCGGGTCGGTGGTCGCCGGCTCGTACCCGTACGCGCACAGCACCGCCCTCAACCCGGTGGTGCAGGGCAGCAACGACTTCTTCTGCGACAGCTACCTGTGCCAGGCGGGGCCGGCCCCCGGATACAACGGACCCACCGGGCTGGGCACCCCCAACGGCACCGGAGCCTTCTGA